A region of the Oceanihabitans sp. IOP_32 genome:
GGATGGCAATTAGTTTTAAAAGGTTTATAAAAATAGTGCCAAAAGGTGCTACCCATCTGCTTATAAAATGTTTGGCTTTTAGTTCCTTAACCTCCTCAGCTTCCACAAACTCAACACTATGCACAACCTTACCATTATCGATACTTTCAACAACTTTTTCGTAAGCAGGTATTATTCCAGTTACCACCTCTTCTCTTCCCCAGCTGGTGGATAATAAAACGAAGCCAAATACCACTCCTAAAACCATTCCAATAATAATCTTCCAATGTAATGCTAGTTTTTTCATAAGCAACTGCTGGTCTCTTCGTAATTGAAGAGCGTTTATTTTTTTAAAAATTTAAATGCCTAACAATATAGTTATTTTTTTTTCTGTGTTATAAAGCTTAACACCTTATTTCTGTTCAAGAGTCTGTAAAATTAAAAAATCCTTTAAATTTTCAGAAATATTTTAGAACACATCTTAAACCTTTACTTATTATAATTTTAGTTCGCCTTTATAAATCTCTATCAAATTAAACACAGAAATACAAAGCACAAGCCAGGTAGCTCCTATAATAAAACCACCTAAAATATCTGAAGGAAAATGAACACCCAAATAAATTCGGCTTAAGCCAATACTTAAAATAAGACATGCTAAAACCAATATTACTCCTATTTTTACAAACCTATTGATTTTTAGTTTACTCACTAAATACATTATAAAACCATAAAACACCAGAGCATTCATGGCATGTCCACTGGGGTAACTCAAGGTTTGTACCGAAACTAAATGATCGGCAGCGGGTCTTGCCCTGTTTATAATATGTTTTAGCAGTACATTTAAAAGCGCAGATAAAGCCAAAGTTAAGATAATTTGTAACAAACGTTTCTTTTGTTTTAGCACAATTATTGAAAATAAGCCGCCAGCAAGTATAAGGGTTAGATAACCATAAACATCTCCCACATGTGTTATAAAAACAAAATAGTTGGTTAAGCCAGAAGACCGTATAGACACAAAGTAATTTGAGATATAAGCATCGTAAGCCACAACAGTACTTGAAGTTAACATGGTGGTTAGTGCAATAAACACACCTAAGCCAACAAGAACTAAGACTGCTACAAAACCTTTATAAGTATTAAGCGCAGATATTTGTTTTGTCGATTTATTTTTTAAAATCACATTAATAATTTTGTTAAGTAATTTGCATTGAAACCGGCATGGTTATCTTCTTTATGTACACTCAATAAATAATCAAGGATTAAAAAAAATTTTAGATCTAAATAAAATATTTAGCGGTAAAGTTTATTCATTAAATAAAAATCGGCCAGAACCAACGCCGCCATAGCTTCTACAATTGGTACAGCTCTAGGAACCACACAAGGATCGTGACGACCTTTACCCTGGGCTTGCACAACTTCACCCTTACTGTTAATGGTTTCGTACTTTTGAATAAGGGTTGCTACCGGTTTAAAGGCCACATTAAAGTAAATATCCATACCGTTGCTAATACCACCTTGAATGCCACCAGAGAAATTAGTTTTGGTCGTACCATCGGTATTAAAAGCATCGTTGTGCTCACTGCCGTACATGGTACTGCCATGAAAGCCACTGCCGTATTCAAAACCTTTTACAGCATTTATGGAAAGCATCGCTTTTCCCAATTCGGCATGTAATTTATCAAATACTGGTTCACCTAAACCAGCGGGAACATTTTTTAAAACACAACTTACCACACCACCAACGGTGTCTCCTTTACTTCGCACGTCTTTGATATACGATTCCATTTTTGAAGCCATGGCTTGGTCTGGGCATCGCACAATATTCGACTCCACTTTAGTTAAATCTAAATCTGTATACGGTTTGTCGAGTGCCATGCTTCCTACAGCAGAAACATAGGCCGTAATTTCTATATGTTGTAACATTTGTTTTGCAATGGCACCAGCAACTACGCGACATGCTGTTTCTCGTGCAGAGCTTCGACCGCCACCTCTGTAATCTCTAAAACCATATTTTTGGTCGTAAGTATAATCGGCATGACTAGGACGATAACTATCTTTAATATGGGTATAATCTTGAGATTTTTGATTGGTGTTTTCTATAACAAAACCTATGGATGTTCCTGTAGTTTTACCTTCAAAAATTCCGGAATGAAACTTGACAGTATCGGGTTCTTTACGTTGTGTTACAATAGCAGATTGTCCAGGCTTCCGTCTATTTAACTCAGCTTGAATGAATTGTAAATCTAACACAATTCCAGACGGACAACCGTCTATTACGCCACCTAAAGCGGGGCCATGAGATTCACCGTAAGTTGTAAGCCTGAATAGTTTTCCAAAAGAATTACCTGCCATATTTTTATTTTAAGGCTAAAATAAATCTAATATTAGACATACGAAAATTGAAGTTGTATTTTCTTAAAAGGACTGATGATTTAATAATTGCTGACTAATGACTAAAACTACAGGTAAGTATTTAATAACACTAATGTCCGATAAAACTATTATGCTGCTGTCAATCCTTCTAAATAAAGAACTTTGCACATTCTTTTAAATGTTACCTTGCTTATTTGAAACAATTATTAAGATTTAAAGGAGATATGTTGTTAATTAAAGCACTTCTGTTTATAAGTTAGTTAGAATCAAGTCTTTGTTCATGATTCTAAAAGCGAAGCGGTCTTATGTCTTTTATCGGACATTGATGATTTAAAAATTTAAAAGTGCTTCCTTCAAAATAGTAACTGGATGTTTGGCCTCCCGTTTTGTACCATCTTCAATTTGATGCCTACAACTGGTACCATTTGCAGAAATAACCGTATTTTCTGGGGTTTTTCTAATGGCTGGAAATAAGGTCTGCTCGCCTACTTGCATACTCACTTCGTAATGTTCTTTTTCGTAACCAAAACTTCCGGCCATACCACAACAACCACTAGGAATAATAGTAACTTTATAGTTTTTAGGCAAATTTAAAACTGTAAAACTAGACATTTGGTTGCTCATTGATTTTTGATGACAATGCCCGTGAAATTTTATGGTTTTCTCTTCCCATGTGAACTGATTGGCGTTTATATTTCCTAGATCAATTTCTTTTTGAAGAAACTCTTCAATTAAAAACGTGTATTTTGCTATCGCTTTCGCGGAAATTTTATCGTCTGCTAATTTTAAATATTCGTCTTTAAACGTTAAAATTGCCGAAGGTTCTAAACCAATTAATGGCGTGTCTTCTGAAATTTTATCTTTAAAAATTTTAATATTAGTGTTTGCAAAATTTTTAGCTTGCTCTAATAGGCCTTTTGATAAAAAGGAACGCCCAGATTCGGCATGATTAATTATTTTCACCTCATAATTTAAGGCTGTTAAAAGCTCTATGGCATCTAAGCCAATGGCAGCGTCTAAATGATTGGTAAATTCATCGTTAAAAAAATAAACCGTTTTTATTTTATTTTCTTTTGTTGTTAAATTTTTAACCTGCTTAAATTGTTTGGCTAAACTTTTGTTTGAAATTAAAGGCAGACGTCTTTCTTTAGCAATTCCAAAAATGTTTTTTAATATGGCACTTGTAAAACGGTTTGAAAACACAAAATTTGTGAGCTGAGGCATTTGGCTTCCAAAGCGATTTAAAGCATTGTTGTATGCAAATAACTTGCTGCGTAATGAGATGCCATTTTCCTTTTGATATTGATATAAAAACTCAGCTTTTAAGCTTGCAACATCAACACTGCTGGGGCATTCACTTGCACAGGCTTTACAGCTTAAACAGAGATCGAAAACCGCTTTAAGCTCTTTATGATTAAATTTATTTTCTTTTTCAGGATGTGTTAAAAACTCACGTAAGGCATTAGCGCGTGCCCGCGTGGTATCTTTTTCGTTTCTGGTGGCTCTGTAACTTGGACACATGGTACCACCAAATTCTGGAAGTTTTCTGCAATCGCCAGAACCGTTACATTTTTCGGCTTCACGAAGAATACCTTGAGTTTTTGAGAAATCTAAAAAGGTTTTAATCTCTGGTTCCTTTCTATCTGGAGCATAACGCAGCGACTCATCCATAGGATAAGCATCCACAATTTTACCTGGATTAAAAATACTATCCCCATCGAAAGCGGTTTTTATGCGTTTTAAAATTTCATAATTTTCAACCCCAATCATTAACGGAATAAATTCTGAGCGCACAATACCGTCGCCATGTTCGCCGCTCATAGAGCCCTTATATTTCTTAACTAAATGTGCCACATCGGTAGTTATTTTTCTAAACAACAGCACATCTTTCTGTTTTTTTAAATTTAAAATGGGGCGTAAATGCAATTCACCTGCTCCTGCATGAGCGTAGTAAATGGCCTCTTGTTTATAATGCGCCATGAGTTGTGTAAACTCAGAAATGTAATTGGCTAAATCTGGCAACGCCACAGCGGTATCCTCAATACATGCCGCCGATTTTTTATCGCCAATAATGTTTCCCAACAAGCCTAAACCAGCACTTCGCAATTGGTTGGCTTTGTCTATAGCAGTGCCATAAAGTTTGGGGTAGGCATAGCTTAAACCCGATGCCATAATGTCTTTTTCTAGGGCTTCAGCTAATTTTTCGACTGCATTTATACTATTAGCTTTTACCTCACACATTAAAATAGCCTTTGGGTCACCCTGTATAAATTGCCTATTTTCTTGTTGTGTTTTATTGTGTTTGGTGCAATCTAAAATGGTTTTATCCATCATTTCACAGGTGTACAAATTGTGTTTCATGACCAATTCAACCGCATTTAAACAGTTTTCTATACTATCAAAATGTGCCGCAATCATAATACTTTCTTGTGGCGGTAACTTATCGAGCTGTAAAGTAATTTGCGTTGTAAACGCTAAAGTACCCTCGCTACCAGTAAGTAATTTACACATGTTAAAGTTTTCGGGCAGGTTTGAGAATACCTTGGTATTCAACAACTCGTCTATGGCATAACCTGTACATCTTCTGTGAATTTCGGGCTTTGGAAACTGTGTTTTTATACTATTTTGAACAGTCTCAGATCTAAGTTCATTATAAATAGTTTTATAAATGTGCCCCTCTAAGGTATTTTGGCGCGTTTTTCTTTGAAATTCTTCTGTGGTTAAACCTCTAAAAATAGCTTCACTCCCATCGCTTAAAATGGTGTGCATTTCTAAAACCTTATCGCGTGTCACACCGTATTGTATGGAGGTTGTACCCGAAGAGTTATTACCTACCATACCACCTATCATACATCTATTAGAGGTCGAGGTATTCGGCCCAAAAAACAAACCAAAGGGTTTTAAGTAATTATTGAGTTGGTCGCGCACGACACCTGGCTGAACGGTAACAGTTTGCGCTTTCTCATTAATATCTAAAATTTTTGTGAAATATTTTGAGACATCGACCACGATGCCTTTACCAACAACTTGACCCGCTAAAGAGGTGCCAGCAGTTCTTGGTATTAAAGAGGTATTATAAGTTTTTGCGAACTTAATGAGCGTTTTAATATCTTGATTATTTTTAGGATATGCTACCGCTAAAGGCAACATTCTATATACAGAGGCATCGGTGGCATAAATAGATTTCACTAAATCGTCATGAAACAACTCCCCAGAAAGATTTGTACGTAGAGTCTCAAGATGTGGCTTTAAGCTCATATTATTATAAATGGTATTTTAAATTTTAATTAAAACTAAATAGACATGCAAATTCAGAACACGGTACTGCACAAAATAGCTTTTTAAATGATCTATTTTGCAAGATAACTCGTATATTTGATTTTAGTAGTCATTAGTTTATTTCTATTTTACTTTGGTGCATTAAACCTTCATATGACTATTGTATTTGCCCTATATTTGAAACTTTAAAAATAAATAAACAAAATTTAAACTCATGAAAAAATTAATTTTACTTGTAATTGCTGTAATAGGTTTTGCGTTTGCTGGAAATGCACAACGAATATCTGAAAATGCCTTAGGATTACGTTTAGGTGACAGCGATGGTTTTGGTGCCGAAATATCGTACCAACGTGCTTTAGGTGATAATAACCGTTTAGAGGTAGATTTAGGCTGGCGCGATGGAAGTAATTATGATGGTTTTAAACTTGCTGGACTCTACCAATGGGTCATGCCTTTAGATGGCAGTTTTTATTGGTACGCTGGTGTTGGTGGTGGTTTAGGCTCTTACAGTATTTACAATCCTAGAGGGAAAGATTTTACAGATACCTTTGTTTTTATTGCTGGTGATATTGGTATTGAATATAATTTCGACATCCCACTATTGTTATCTCTGGATTTTAGACCAGAAATTGGTTTTGGTAATGAATTGTATGACAATAACGATTTAGATTTCGATATTGCTTTAGGAATTCGCTATCAATTCTAAACGCTTTAAAATATATTTTAAAAGCGCCCGATTGGGCGCTTTTTTTTTGAATCTGATCTTAAAAAAGTCTTTCCTAACTTTACAAACGTATATAAATTTAAGACCAGTATAAATAAGATGAAAAAAATAATTCTAAGCCTTTTTGCCATATCAATACTAGGTTTTTCAGGTTATTACGTTAAAAATAACCTTGCGTCAAAAAATAAAATTGATAACGGTACTCAAGACGCCAAAACTCTTGAGGCGATACAAGATTTAAGAGAGGGCGATATCATTTTTCAAACTTCAAAATCGAACCAAAGCAAGACCATACAATTGGCTACAAAATCTAAATACAGTCACATGGGTATTATCTACAAGAATAACGGGACTTATTTCGTTTTCGAAGCCATTCAGCCTGTAAAATTAACCCCGCTTTTAGAGTGGATAGATCGTGGTGAGAACGGTCGTTTTGTTGTCAAGCGACTTAAAAACGCTAATGATATTTTAACACCTGAGGTTTTAAATAAGATGAAATCGTACGGCGAAACCTTTAAAGGGAAAGACTATGATTTATATTTTAAATGGAGCGATGATAAGATATACTGCTCTGAATTGGTTTGGAAAATATACAAAGAAATTACAGGTATTGAAATCGGGAAACTAGAAAAACTATCGGACTTTGATCTGTCAAGCCAAATAGTAAAACAGAAAATGGTAGAGCGCTACGGTAAAAAGATTCCTATGGATGAGAACGTAATTTCTCCAGCGGCCATGTTTAATTCTAGTGTACTTGAAACTGTGATAAATCACTAATTAAAACACCTCTAAGAACACAGCTTTTACACACTTTACGATACCATTTTAACCGTAAAAACTTAAGCAATATGGATTACAACACTAATAAGCTTAAAGCAACATACATTTAGCCAAAGTCTCTTGATAAATGGCTTCGTATTGCGGTACGATATTATGCAAATCAAATTTTACGGATTCTTTT
Encoded here:
- a CDS encoding phosphatase PAP2 family protein, whose translation is MILKNKSTKQISALNTYKGFVAVLVLVGLGVFIALTTMLTSSTVVAYDAYISNYFVSIRSSGLTNYFVFITHVGDVYGYLTLILAGGLFSIIVLKQKKRLLQIILTLALSALLNVLLKHIINRARPAADHLVSVQTLSYPSGHAMNALVFYGFIMYLVSKLKINRFVKIGVILVLACLILSIGLSRIYLGVHFPSDILGGFIIGATWLVLCISVFNLIEIYKGELKL
- the aroC gene encoding chorismate synthase → MAGNSFGKLFRLTTYGESHGPALGGVIDGCPSGIVLDLQFIQAELNRRKPGQSAIVTQRKEPDTVKFHSGIFEGKTTGTSIGFVIENTNQKSQDYTHIKDSYRPSHADYTYDQKYGFRDYRGGGRSSARETACRVVAGAIAKQMLQHIEITAYVSAVGSMALDKPYTDLDLTKVESNIVRCPDQAMASKMESYIKDVRSKGDTVGGVVSCVLKNVPAGLGEPVFDKLHAELGKAMLSINAVKGFEYGSGFHGSTMYGSEHNDAFNTDGTTKTNFSGGIQGGISNGMDIYFNVAFKPVATLIQKYETINSKGEVVQAQGKGRHDPCVVPRAVPIVEAMAALVLADFYLMNKLYR
- a CDS encoding FAD-binding and (Fe-S)-binding domain-containing protein; the protein is MSLKPHLETLRTNLSGELFHDDLVKSIYATDASVYRMLPLAVAYPKNNQDIKTLIKFAKTYNTSLIPRTAGTSLAGQVVGKGIVVDVSKYFTKILDINEKAQTVTVQPGVVRDQLNNYLKPFGLFFGPNTSTSNRCMIGGMVGNNSSGTTSIQYGVTRDKVLEMHTILSDGSEAIFRGLTTEEFQRKTRQNTLEGHIYKTIYNELRSETVQNSIKTQFPKPEIHRRCTGYAIDELLNTKVFSNLPENFNMCKLLTGSEGTLAFTTQITLQLDKLPPQESIMIAAHFDSIENCLNAVELVMKHNLYTCEMMDKTILDCTKHNKTQQENRQFIQGDPKAILMCEVKANSINAVEKLAEALEKDIMASGLSYAYPKLYGTAIDKANQLRSAGLGLLGNIIGDKKSAACIEDTAVALPDLANYISEFTQLMAHYKQEAIYYAHAGAGELHLRPILNLKKQKDVLLFRKITTDVAHLVKKYKGSMSGEHGDGIVRSEFIPLMIGVENYEILKRIKTAFDGDSIFNPGKIVDAYPMDESLRYAPDRKEPEIKTFLDFSKTQGILREAEKCNGSGDCRKLPEFGGTMCPSYRATRNEKDTTRARANALREFLTHPEKENKFNHKELKAVFDLCLSCKACASECPSSVDVASLKAEFLYQYQKENGISLRSKLFAYNNALNRFGSQMPQLTNFVFSNRFTSAILKNIFGIAKERRLPLISNKSLAKQFKQVKNLTTKENKIKTVYFFNDEFTNHLDAAIGLDAIELLTALNYEVKIINHAESGRSFLSKGLLEQAKNFANTNIKIFKDKISEDTPLIGLEPSAILTFKDEYLKLADDKISAKAIAKYTFLIEEFLQKEIDLGNINANQFTWEEKTIKFHGHCHQKSMSNQMSSFTVLNLPKNYKVTIIPSGCCGMAGSFGYEKEHYEVSMQVGEQTLFPAIRKTPENTVISANGTSCRHQIEDGTKREAKHPVTILKEALLNF
- a CDS encoding YiiX family permuted papain-like enzyme, whose protein sequence is MKKIILSLFAISILGFSGYYVKNNLASKNKIDNGTQDAKTLEAIQDLREGDIIFQTSKSNQSKTIQLATKSKYSHMGIIYKNNGTYFVFEAIQPVKLTPLLEWIDRGENGRFVVKRLKNANDILTPEVLNKMKSYGETFKGKDYDLYFKWSDDKIYCSELVWKIYKEITGIEIGKLEKLSDFDLSSQIVKQKMVERYGKKIPMDENVISPAAMFNSSVLETVINH